The genomic region aacaaaagaatgtcgggtgactggatattgtgacgctgattatgctggagactatgatacacgacggtcaacaacgggATACATGTTTAGTtttggatcaggagtaatatcatggtgcagcaagagacaaccaacagtatccttatcaagcactgaagAAGAATATCGGTCGGCAGCATCAGCAACgcaagaaattacttggttgaaacaactaatggaggATCTACATCAATcagcagattatcaagtaaagcttttctgcgataacctatcagctatacgtctagcagaaaatccagtctttcatgcgagaacaaaacatatagaagtgcactatcactatgttcgcgaaaaggttcttgaaggggagatcaagatggtgccaacaaagacagatgaacaggttgcagatatattcaccaagagcctaagtaaaccgaagtttacaaaattcagagaagcacttgaaatggtctgcaagacatcgttggaagaaaatttgcattgagggggagtgttaaaatacaatgcaaatttagaataatatggaattagttaatgtatatgggtaaaatatctagatattaatatgtatatgaaaaatatctagatattaaaatgtaaggaaaaatctagatatttatgtgtgtaagaaatatctagatatttatatgtataaaaatatctagatatttatatatatccatggaaatatctagtttctagaaacttccatggagtagtataaatataggtgggtgtttcatttgtgtaaggtgtgaaagttgtgagagtgaaataagaagtgagttgtgaagaagagaagaagagtgtgagttagcgaaagtagagaagagaaagcttgtaagtaatattgtaattgtaatttaatataagtgtttttattaagtttcccgatcaagccttagtttgtgtttaagttcttagtgcacttttgttgttcttattatatggtcggctctgccgcctaagtaatacatggtcggttataccgcctaaagatatatggtcgacactgtcgcctaagtacattgtgcactaaggatttataaaattaaatgctaaacaacgtcaaagtgttggtgtagtgagtcttatatagtctagatcctctatagtgggtgtgttgggctcgtcgaagcttccaacacttTTCATCTTTCTTTGAAAGGTTCATGTATTTATTTGATTTCCTTGTTTGGAGAATAGATGAAGAATTTTTTTATACAACCAATGGTTTTTAGTCTAACAATACTAATGAATCTGTGTGTTGACAATCGATTTTGTTTCACTTGACCTAccccagctttttttttttttttttttttttttctggattttgtttCACTTGACCTATCACAGCTTTTTTGCCTGGATAAAAAGTATCGCAGCTTTTCAAAGGTTTCTTGACAAAAGGCGACCACTCCGAGCGCTCTTATGATGTAAGTTGGCCAATTCTAATATCAAACCATAAGGCCAAATCATGCCAACCAGATCGGCCGGTTCATTTGCTTTGAGACATGAACCATCAAACCAACATACAACAATCACAAAAACAACTTATCTACTGAACAAAAGAATATGGCTGATAAAATCTGGTTAAATTAAAATAATGGCCACAGCCATTTAGATCATACACAAGTATGTGTTCTCCAAATCAAACCAAACAAAACAAACAACATTTAGCATAGCTACTAACGagtcaaaaaaataaaataacctTCCATGATTACACTACAAATGGAGAAATTGTACATTACTTAGAGGTAATATACCCAGACCATGGATAATTCATCCGTCTGGGACGAAAAATGAGTTGGAGACATGTGAAACGTTTAAGTGACGTTTGGTTTGTAGTCGGGAATCAGCAAGGATACATGTTTGATAATAGGAATTGGAACAGTTAAGGACTTGTAAACAAAACCCTTTAGTCACATTCTTGAACCAAACAACCCCTTAGACCAAACATGGACTAACCCTAGCCTATTACCAGTATAGATCTCGTTACGCTCTTCATCATAAAAAAGGGCAGTTATATCCTCTAGGGCTTCTGAAACGGTGCTTGTAATCCTTCTACCTTGTATTCGCTGCTTTGAATTACACCTGCATCTTTTAACACTACTACTATTACTAGTTTTGTTCATCCCGCTGCAAATGCAATCATCTACTAATGCACCATTCATCGCTTTTACTTTAGCAAGACACTTTCCTGTCAGAATATTGCTGATATTAATAGAACCTGCAACTGCATCAATAAACCAAATGTGGTTTCAACTGTTGTGTCTTATCAATTTCAGGTTTTACATATGGTTGCTTGCAGCTATAACAAAAAGTAGATGTCAAAAATGGCATGTAAAAAGAAAATCAGTTATTTATTACCATTTCCTTCATTAGAAGATTCATCTGAATCAGCTTTGCAATATGAAATGATAACATCTTGATCACTAGTGATGTATATATTGTTAGTGTTGCAATCTGGATGCCACAATAAATGATCTTCAAATGAAGTCACGAGTTCCCCTCGAAAGTTCCATACAGCAACTGTTCTGTTCCTGAATGTTAAAAAAAGCTGGTTCTCGTATAGAAATATGAAGGCAGATGGTGTTATAAATTCTGTCCTGCTAACCTCTGTTAGCTCCGAATTGCGtacctacatatatatataaaaaaacgtgTACGGGTCAAACATGGTATAGATTTACATTACTTCAATACTTGTCAAACTTTCACTATAGAAAAACGTAGGTCTAATGCACTAATAGTACACTTGGGAGGACTCTTAATCTTTTCTACCAATCTGACCCATTTAAGCTTATCTTCTTATGTTATATATTTAACCCGTTAAAGATAAAATAATAAACCAAATCAACCTAATTCCAGGTAAACGGCGCAAAAATGACATTTTTATCTCAAATGTGAACAAATGAAGGAATAAAAAGGAGGCTTACATCTAGAATCTGAAGATTCACATCCTCTTGCTTAACAAGAAGCTTTTCGTTGAACTGTTCAATGAAATCGATTTTCTTATTCCGATGAAGAAGATGGTTAAATGTATTCAAAACAGTCCCATCTTCAATAGACAGAATCTTGAGAGGAACGTGACCACTAGCTCTATTGAATATTAGCAACATGATGCCAGGGCTGTTTTGAGATATGATAAACAAACATCTCAGCGTCTACATAAACAACAGTACTTTTGGTAACATATAAACACCATTAATCTATTTGCAACATCAAGAGAATTACCTGATTTTGATTTCTTGAACATTTTTATCTGATATGGAGTATAGCATCATGTAGTTTTTCAAATCAAATACCTTGTAAACACTGGCATAGATAACAAAAACAAAGATTGAAGTCAGCAACATGAAATCACAAGATTGATAATACAATGATCATATGGGTTAAAAATACCTATCTTGTGCAGAAAATGTGATTACTTTTCCATTAACATCATCAAACT from Rutidosis leptorrhynchoides isolate AG116_Rl617_1_P2 chromosome 9, CSIRO_AGI_Rlap_v1, whole genome shotgun sequence harbors:
- the LOC139869150 gene encoding uncharacterized protein, coding for RKDLHALLPIIPSLSLKRRKLQRIEICSKRDRSFSMCDAQERFRNIRLQEEYDTHDPKGHCAMVLPFLKKRSKVVEIVAARDIVFALAQSGICAAFSRETNERICFLNVSPDEVIRSLFYNKNNDSLITVSVYASDSFSSLKCRTTGIEYIRRGKPDAGFALFESESLKWPGFVEFDDVNGKVITFSAQDSVYKVFDLKNYMMLYSISDKNVQEIKISPGIMLLIFNRASGHVPLKILSIEDGTVLNTFNHLLHRNKKIDFIEQFNEKLLVKQEDVNLQILDVRNSELTEVSRTEFITPSAFIFLYENQLFLTFRNRTVAVWNFRGELVTSFEDHLLWHPDCNTNNIYITSDQDVIISYCKADSDESSNEGNVAGSINISNILTGKCLAKVKAMNGALVDDCICSGMNKTSNSSSVKRCRCNSKQRIQGRRITSTVSEALEDITALFYDEERNEIYTGNRLGLVHVWSKGLFGSRM